In Rutidosis leptorrhynchoides isolate AG116_Rl617_1_P2 chromosome 2, CSIRO_AGI_Rlap_v1, whole genome shotgun sequence, one genomic interval encodes:
- the LOC139892198 gene encoding uncharacterized protein — MAKQSTTLYFQKKRWLLLLLALLSISTAIAFIIRAAYDSSCDRQHFDVGNNQIQSTEKTTPVQIGVTSPLSFMKSKLVLLVSHELSLSGGPLLLMELAFLLRGVGAEVCWITNQKPSGTDEVIYNLENKMLDRGVQVFSAKGQEAINTALKADLVVLNTAVAGKWLDAVLNKDVPRVLPKILWWIHEMRGHYFKLDYVKHLPFVAGSMIDSHVTAEYWENRTQERLKIKMPKTYVVHLGNSKELMDVAEDNVAKRVLREHVRESLGVRNDDILFAAINSVSRGKGQDLFLRSFYESLQLIQEKKLQVPSIHAVIVGSDMSVQTKFETELRDFVAQKKIQHRVHFVNKTLTVAPYLAAIDVLVQNSQGRGECFGRITIEAMAFQLPVLGTSAGGTAEIVVNGSTGFLHPAGKEGVSPLARNIVKLATHVEKRLTMGKRGYERVKQMFLERHMADRIAAVLKDVLRKAKGHH; from the exons ATGGCGAAACAATCAACGACACTTTACTTCCAAAAGAAACGATGGCTGTTACTACTGTTAGCTCTGTTATCAATCTCAACTGCCATTGCGTTTATAATTCGGGCAGCATATGATTCTTCATGTGATCGTCAACATTTCGATGTCGGCAATAATCAAATTCAATCGACGGAGAAAACAACACCGGTTCAGATCGGAGTAACGAGTCCACTCAGTTTCATGAAATCGAAACTTGTGCTTCTTGTTTCACATGAATTGTCTCTTTCTG GTGGTCCATTGCTTTTGATGGAACTAGCATTCTTATTGCGTGGTGTCGGTGCTGAAGTTTGTTGGATAACAAACCAAAAACCTTCCGGAACAGATGAGGTGATATATAATCTGGAAAACAAGATGTTAGACCGTGGAGTGCAG GTCTTTTCAGCTAAGGGACAAGAAGCTATTAATACAGCCCTAAAAGCCGATTTAGTAGTTTTAAACACCGCTGTTGCTGGAAAATGGCTTGATGCTGTTCTCAACAAAGACGTTCCTCGTGTACTGCCAAAAATACTATGGTGGATTCATGAAATGCGAGGCCATTATTTCAAGTTGGATTATGTGAAACACCTTCCGTTTGTTGCTGGCTCTATGATTGATTCTCATGTAACTGCTGAATATTGGGAGAACAGGACTCAAGAACGCTTAAA aATTAAGATGCCAAAGACCTACGTGGTTCACCTGGGTAACAGCAAGGAACTTATGGATGTTGCTGAAGATAATGTAGCCAAACGGGTTCTGAGAGAGCACGTTAGGGAGTCCCTTGGAGTAAGAAATGATGACATACTATTTGCTGCTATAAACA GTGTTTCAAGGGGAAAAGGTCAAGACTTATTTCTACGTTCATTTTATGAAAGCTTACAATTGATTCAAGAGAAGAAGCTACAAGTGCCGTCAATACATGCAGTGATTGTAGGAAGTGATATGAGTGTCCAGACAAAATTTGAAACCGAACTTAGGGATTTTGTTGCACAAAAGAAAATTCAACATCGTGTTCACTTTGTGAATAAAACTCTTACTGTAGCCCCATATCTAGCAGCAATCGATGTTCTAGTCCAGAATTCTCAG GGACGAGGAGAATGTTTTGGTAGGATAACAATCGAAGCTATGGCGTTTCAGCTTCCTGTATTG GGAACATCAGCAGGAGGCACTGCCGAGATTGTGGTCAATGGGTCAACGGGTTTTTTGCATCCTGCAGGGAAAGAAGGGGTTAGCCCACTTGCTAGGAACATCGTGAAGCTTGCTACGCATGTCGAAAAGAGGCTAACAATGGGAAAAAGAGGGTACGAGAGGGTGAAACAAATGTTTTTAGAACGGCATATGGCAGATCGAATAGCTGCTGTTTTAAAGGACGTATTACGAAAGGCAAAGGGCCATCATTGA